The proteins below are encoded in one region of Corvus hawaiiensis isolate bCorHaw1 chromosome 3, bCorHaw1.pri.cur, whole genome shotgun sequence:
- the LOC125322360 gene encoding uncharacterized protein LOC125322360: MIQGLEHLSCKGRLRQLSLFSPEKRLRLEQTVAFQYLTAFICLLVCFFPSAGRAPAPPLGSWRERTNGVAPAAPPLSIFARTSPSHTPSTPLHSRPAPSLSPPLPARLRPRPSGRPSAVPPPPGSLRTGSGAAGSAARSGTGGTAPSFGSAWLWPRPRTRPLRQFRPEPPRCRPAPALSPAASPVRARPLVSSAAGPEPPEPGAAREAAAPGGPGQNAESAVPPARAEKPPLEQLYRQGPLLGSGGCGSVYSGTRLADGAPVRGGAGSEWGGGRRAQPAARLDLQVAIKRVSRDRIPEWARLHSGALVPLELALLWMVSRPGFRGAVRLLDWFELPDGFALVMERPERCQDLWYFLEERALLTEPVARGLFRQVLEAVRHCTSRGVLHRHIKAENVLVDLATGEAKLIDFVCGTILQDTFYTRMSGALLPPSPMCNREQENGKNGTGCDNSDAKNQELMSEGKGCKASLLYSSGGDMKKGSLGQPLIPPIHKAMSPPVGSAAVCVSSSLQLDFQESQEMRPKSSSRSKENNSEHASRYRACLS; encoded by the exons gcatttatttgtttgcttgtttgcttcTTCCCTTCCGCGGGGCGCGCTCCGGCTCCTCCGTTGGGCTCGTGGAGGGAACGGACGAATGGAGTCGCTCCGGCGGCGCCACCTCTCTCAATTTTCGCTCGCACTTCTCCCTCTCACACTCCGtccactccactccactccCGTCCCGCCCCGTCCCTGTCTCCGCCTCTCCCGGCCCGGCTCAGGCCGCGTCCCTCAGGCCGTCCCTCGGCGGTGCCGCCTCCGCCGGGCTCTCTCCGTACTGGCAGCGGCGCCGCTGGAAGTGCCGCTCGCTCTGGTACCGGCGGAACAGCACCGTCTTTTGGCTCCGCCTGGCTCTGGCCCCGGCCCCGAACGAGGCCCCTCCGGCAGTTCCGTCCGGAGCCGCCTCGCTGCCGCCCggctcctgccctgtccccgGCAGCTTCCCCGGTCCGAGCTCGGCCGCTCGTCAGCTCGGCCGCCGGCCCCGAGCCGCCGGAGCCCGGGGCGGCTCGGGAAGCAGCAGCGCCCGGGGGCCCCGGGCAGAATGCCGAGAGCGCGGTGCCGCCCGCACGGGCGGAGAAGcctcccctggagcagctctaCCGGCAGGGCCCGCTGCTGGGGAGCGGCGGCTGCGGCAGCGTTTACTCCGGGACCCGGCTCGCCGACGGCGCCCCGGTAAGAGGTGGGGCCGGGTCGGAGTGGGGCGGCGGGAGGCGAGCTCAGCCCGCCGCTCGCCTTGActtgcaggtggccatcaaGCGAGTGTCCCGCGATCGCATCCCGGAGTGGGCGCGGCTG CACAGCGGCGCCCTTGTGCCCCTGGAGCTGGCGCTGCTCTGGATGGTGTCGCGCCCTGGCTTCCGCGGCGCGGTGCGGCTCCTGGACTGGTTCGAGCTGCCCGACGGCTTCGCGCTGGTCATGGAGCGTCCGGAGCGCTGTCAGGACCTCTGGTACTTCCTGGAGGAGCGGGCGCTCCTGACGGAGCCCGTGGCGCGGGGGCTGTTCcgccaggtgctggaggccgtGCGGCACTGCACCAGCCGCGGCGTCCTGCACCGCCACATCAAGGCCGAGAACGTCCTCGTCGACCTGGCCACCGGCGAGGCAAAGCTCATCGACTTCGTGTGCGGCACGATCCTCCAGGACACCTTCTACACCCGAATGTCAG GAGCTCTCCTTCCTCCAAGCCCCATGTGcaacagagagcaggagaatgggaaaaatggcacaGGCTGTGACAATAGTGATGCAAAGAACCAGGAACTGATGTCAGAAGGAAAAGGGTGTAAG GCTTCCTTGCTGTATTCCAgtggtggggatatgaagaagggtTCCTTGGGACAGCCTTTGATTCCCCCTATACACAAGGCAATGAGTCCCCCTgttggcagtgctgcagtgtgTGTCTcaagctctctgcagctggatttccaagagtcccaggagatgag gccaaaatccagcagcagaagcaaagagaacaactctgaacatgcaagtAGGTACAGAGCATGCCTGTCCTAA